tttgaatttgaattgaatttgaattaaatATCATTAACCCAATATCATTAGAGACTATCCAATATCTTTATAAATGCTGTCCATTTGAGATTTCTAGATATAATGGGTTATCTAGTTTGCTGTTATCATATGACTTCTTAAAGGTCAGGCTCCTACAAGAACCGTGTGTTTAATACATTCACAACTTTGGAGATTCCCTTACAAATGAGCCTTATAAACAAATCTCCCCATTTATGGTTGAAGTTACCTCGACTTGATTTTGTGCTCATGAATTCAGTAATGTCCACTTTGTGatgagttattttttttatttatgaagATGTTACATTAACTGAACGTTTAAAGTATCTAGCTCTTTTAAGTTATGAAACGTTCTCTGAATTGTGTTATCTATCCATTTCTACACTAGATTAACTGTTTATGTGATTAATATTGAAATCCTTCCAGGTTAGTGAATGCTTTCTGCTGTTTTTACAAATTCTTTATTTTGCCCCTACTTTTGAGCAGAATAGCTCCCCCTTCCTTATCACCTCCTTAATTCAACAAGGACAGGGCGGCAGCTCATTGGACAGCCCTCGCCCTTGACTCCATCATTGTTTTGTTATTGCTAGACAAGCATTATAAGATGACACTTGTCCTAAATGTCCCTTAGGTTTGATCAGTGGCCTGGTGACCTGACACCTGTTATTTGATGGTCTCATTAATATGAGAATACATGATTACATATGCATCTAGTAGTTTTTACTTTTGTTAgtcttttatttttgttcattttttgttgttttctgagTATGAATCCTTTAGTTGTTCATTATCACATTTAGTTATACTCCCCTGCGTGACCCTTTAGCTACTTAGGGTTCTTCCCCGAGCACTTTCTAGGTTCCTGTGGTATAACCATTTTTACACAAAGTACACTTTGGTAACTTATgaattatttctttgttttttcttttgcttAGAACGTCTTTTCCCTTCCTGAAACCGTTACAATCTTTTCAAACACCTTTAGAGTTTTGTGTATCTAAGAACACCATCAGTTGTTTATTTTTGACTGATCACTGTTTCTGTGTGACgaatgagttttattttccttaaAATAATCTGTTGTTCAATTTAACGTActgagttttattttgtttggatAATTCTGCTGTCCAAATTTGCTTGTGCAGCTCTAATTTAGCTGTATGTATCTCCTGTTGACAAATTTTACACATTATTTGAGTAGCATTATTGAGTGACATTGCACGTTGTTGATGTGCTCTGAAGTGACCTTACCTTATTGAATCTATGTGGAtttgaaatattatttttatacTTAGGACTGGTATCGTTGTTAGTTGAGTCCAGTGTTGAAAGCAAAGAGATTAAACTAGGAAGTTACTAGAGGTGAAAGTTTCTGGCATAATGAGAGCGAACACGTAGActctatttttgttttattagttGGGGAAGTTGACAAGCTCACCCTTTGTCCCAGATGGGTTGATTCTTTTGATTTCATTGGATTTAAATTTTTGCTACAGCTCTTTTACTACTGTTTCTCCTGTTACTCCTAGGTGAtgtaaatcactttttgtgtatctttctgagcattccttctctgtggccgtctccaagtttaggtcctcctccacctccctcgcccatggtgtcccacaaggttctgtgctggggctatgctcttcctcctccatctgcGTCCTCTTCAGCgcttcctgagctccttcaaaggaatctcctaccatctttatgcagatgacatccaactgtacatctcctttaagccccatgagatgtctaagctgcagctgttacacacctgcttagactctatcagaacctggatggtgggagctttcttcagctgaatgaagataagactgagatcctcatctgtgccccagacaagctggttcccaaagtcagagactctcttggtcagcttgcttcccacaccaaaccttccgtcaggaatcttggcgtgacctttgacccagctctcgccctggattctcatgtcatttctcttgttcgctcctccttccatctcaggaacgttgctaagctgagtcccgttctgtcccgctctaaacttgcaacacattctcactcccagtgcatcaaaaacaaacgcttggtcagccaccctccacgtcagaccccagatgccaaaagtgccctttttcgtttcttatgtgcgaaaagggtttttcccttatttgactgcagatcccagtgcagcgttacactgacgcgatgggatgtccgcagccagggcaccaaacaagctcattgtacctcaccttaaccttatcctcttatttaaccttcccatcacccctatcctaaccttaaccatcttgctagcgaacacgttagtgatgtgtcgattgctctaaaagccggctctatgaagtgaacagcGGGAgctgcctcgtcattggtcgagtttggaccgagccaacgcgaggaggaggtttcaactaccaaggtggaggttaaaaatagagggtatttgtaacctccccctcgccagatggtatgttctaacattccccttgggcggcaaatacgaaaattgacagtcagactcttaCTGCCAGAGTCAGAATGCGTGGGAAACAtacgcttgatcgcagtgagagtaacgttttaggtagcaagagggttaacgttaggatgagggagaggggaaggttataaatagcgaaacgttaaggtttaggtgcggttaaacgagctggttcggtgccgcatcagcggatatctcatcacgccagttttacgctgcattgggatctgcagttacaaaagggaaaaaccccttttcgcacataagtaacgaaaaagggcacttttggcatctggggtctgacgtggagggtggctgaccaagcgtttgtttccgatgcttagggtgtgagaatgtgttggaacttgagacagttctccacaccttcatctcctcacgcttagactactgtagctctcctttcacgtgtctgagcagaacctccctgaaccgtctacaggtggttcagaacgcctgtgctcggcttctgaccaagtcctccaaacacacccacatcaccccacttctcctccagcttcactggctgccagtcaacttcagggttcatttcaagatcctggtctatagggccttacatggacaagcaccatcttacattggtgatcttcttagtccctacacccccagcaggtccctgaggtccagtgaccaaagcctactggttgtgcagcaccaggctaaaggtcaaaggtgacagagcattttctttttctttcttgctTGCTTTTTTTTAGTCTAAACTTACAGTTGTCCCTTTTCAGCTGTTTTGAGATCTCATAGAAGATCCTGCTGTAGCAGGTGATCATGATGACCAGTGGCAGCAGGAACAGACATGCAAATGTAAACATGTTGTATGCGGTTTCGTGCCATCCATCGATGAAACTTCCCTGAGTTGTACACTGGGTGAACTCCTTAGGATGGGTGATGTTCACAATGTGGAATAGAAAGATCTGAGAAGGAGAAAAATCAAAAGGAGATTCAATTCATACGCAgacatttttttttaccagcaGAACCTTGTATTTACTCTCATGTAAACTAActcaaaataaatttaaaaatatttgtatTTCGGTTTGTTTCAATTCAACGTCTTAGATGGGCGAAGAATGAACGCCTTACCTGAGGGACGGACAGCACCACACTCATGCTCCACGCCACGCTAAGCATGATTCTGTTCCTCACTCTTGCTGTATTGATAGCTAGAGGGTTGACAATGGCAGACTTCCGGTCTAAACTTATCACCACTGTGACAAAAGCGCAGGAGTACATTGCCAGCAGCTTGAAGAACATCAGAAACCGGCATGCAAAGTCTCCAGCAAGCCACTGGACTGTGGTGTTCCACACAGCATCCACAGGCATCACGATAAAGGTCACCAGCAGATCGGCCACTGTCAGGTTGATAATCAGGACCTTGACGTGGGATTTACGTTTCCCGTCACAATGTGCCGCCCACAGAACGGCCAGGTTGCAAAAGGCTGATACGCAGAAGagaatgaaggtgatgatgactcTGACCTTGGCTGCGGTAGTGAAGGTGGGCAGCAGCAGGGCATCGTCCCCGGATGTCCAGTTGGAAACGGGTGAGGAGCAGTTGCAGCTGATGTTGGCCTGGTGGTCTGCCACCACATTGGAAATGGTGATGGCAGGGCCGCACAGACAGCTGTTCATTTTCTGCCACTTGCATAAATAAGAAACCTTTTCCTTTTCAACTTCAGACGTCAGAACTGGTCACAGAATCAAAGCAAAAAGAGGAAATTAGCCATAAAAGATACTTAGACATCAGCAGAGAAAAAGAAACTGGTACTGAACATACTAACAACTTATATAATCAAGGAACAAACATGTTGTACAACTCAGCTGaaatatgaa
This genomic window from Nothobranchius furzeri strain GRZ-AD chromosome 9, NfurGRZ-RIMD1, whole genome shotgun sequence contains:
- the LOC107372612 gene encoding gonadotropin-releasing hormone receptor-like; the encoded protein is MNSCLCGPAITISNVVADHQANISCNCSSPVSNWTSGDDALLLPTFTTAAKVRVIITFILFCVSAFCNLAVLWAAHCDGKRKSHVKVLIINLTVADLLVTFIVMPVDAVWNTTVQWLAGDFACRFLMFFKLLAMYSCAFVTVVISLDRKSAIVNPLAINTARVRNRIMLSVAWSMSVVLSVPQIFLFHIVNITHPKEFTQCTTQGSFIDGWHETAYNMFTFACLFLLPLVIMITCYSRIFYEISKQLKRDNLTSTEVRLRCSKNNIPKARMRTLKISVVIVLSFIICWTPYYLLGLWYWFFPDDLKDKVSNSLTHILFIFGLLNACLDPLIYGLFTIYFRKRLRRYYGTDASKLDAEKNTILTGSFTCSTNFLSLKRELRCSSQERLMLYDNSRAEPLSATSSFLMDDKDPESIL